From a region of the Desulforegula conservatrix Mb1Pa genome:
- a CDS encoding PAS domain S-box protein, producing the protein MNNKNNNLLKRIKELEKENLELRSQLSRNINAEYESTQIDQKFMDCEDRFQAVVDHSPLAILYTDKNGIITTCNRKAEILLGTTREKLVGFSYKNVADLKIKDSVKKALAGDQNHFEDEYITITGNKTFNISAIFSPSFSHDGSVSGVIGIFDDISERLHMEKERNLLICELRSSISKVKSLSGLIPICASCKKIRDDNGYWNQLEEYIRKHPDVEFTNGVCPECMKKLYPGDSGK; encoded by the coding sequence ATGAATAATAAAAACAATAATCTGCTAAAAAGAATAAAAGAACTTGAGAAAGAAAATCTGGAACTGAGATCCCAGCTTTCCAGGAATATAAATGCGGAATACGAATCAACGCAAATCGACCAGAAATTCATGGACTGCGAAGACAGATTTCAGGCCGTTGTGGATCACTCCCCGCTTGCCATTCTTTACACAGATAAAAATGGCATAATCACAACCTGCAACAGAAAAGCCGAAATCCTTTTGGGGACAACAAGGGAAAAGCTTGTTGGATTTTCATATAAAAACGTAGCTGATCTCAAAATCAAAGATTCAGTCAAAAAAGCTCTCGCAGGTGATCAAAACCATTTTGAGGATGAATATATTACTATCACAGGAAATAAGACCTTCAACATAAGCGCCATTTTCAGCCCGTCTTTTTCCCATGATGGTTCAGTATCCGGCGTAATAGGAATTTTTGATGACATTTCCGAACGCCTTCACATGGAAAAAGAAAGAAATCTGCTGATATGCGAACTCAGGTCATCCATTTCAAAGGTAAAATCCCTAAGCGGTCTTATTCCGATATGCGCTTCCTGCAAAAAAATAAGAGATGACAACGGATACTGGAATCAGCTTGAGGAATATATTCGCAAACATCCTGATGTAGAATTCACAAACGGGGTATGCCCTGAATGCATGAAAAAACTTTATCCCGGAGATTCAGGAAAATAG
- a CDS encoding substrate-binding periplasmic protein, with product MNKISHLVIISLLIISALLFAVPHASSKDLQVIYPARESEYDTRDDDLVEILKTALDKTIPTDGPYTMRPSIQMNEGRCRQELKSGVLVNIIWSVATKEAEAEFLSVKIPLRKGILGYRVFLIRKQDKDKFAAVKTLDDLKKFSVGQGHTWNDLAVFKANGIDTVTGNDYERLFEMLMIGRFDYFSRGINEAPAELADRKDKYPDMMLEENLLLYYPWPKFFYVNKHDKTLADRVERGLKIMIKDGSFDDLFNKFNQKHIDAVNLKNRRLIKLDNPMLPSSVPLDRKELWYDPFNN from the coding sequence ATGAACAAAATAAGTCATTTAGTGATCATATCCCTGCTAATCATATCTGCACTTTTGTTTGCGGTGCCGCACGCATCATCAAAAGATCTTCAAGTGATATACCCGGCCAGGGAATCAGAATACGACACACGGGATGATGACCTTGTTGAGATTCTGAAGACTGCTCTTGACAAGACAATCCCGACAGACGGTCCATATACAATGAGGCCATCCATCCAGATGAATGAAGGCCGCTGCAGACAGGAGCTGAAATCAGGAGTTCTTGTCAATATCATCTGGTCTGTGGCAACAAAAGAGGCAGAAGCAGAATTCCTTTCCGTAAAAATACCATTAAGAAAGGGGATTCTGGGTTACAGGGTATTCCTGATAAGAAAACAGGATAAAGATAAATTTGCGGCAGTGAAAACACTGGATGATCTGAAAAAATTTTCTGTGGGTCAGGGGCATACATGGAATGATCTTGCCGTTTTCAAGGCGAATGGCATAGATACGGTGACAGGAAATGACTATGAAAGACTTTTTGAAATGCTTATGATTGGAAGATTCGACTATTTCTCAAGGGGTATAAATGAGGCCCCGGCAGAACTTGCAGACAGAAAGGACAAGTATCCGGATATGATGCTTGAGGAAAATCTCCTTCTTTATTATCCCTGGCCCAAATTCTTCTATGTTAACAAGCATGATAAAACCCTTGCTGACCGGGTTGAGAGAGGTCTCAAAATCATGATAAAAGACGGATCATTTGATGACCTTTTTAATAAATTCAATCAAAAACACATTGACGCTGTAAATCTTAAAAACAGACGGCTCATAAAACTTGACAATCCCATGCTGCCCTCATCTGTGCCGCTTGACAGGAAAGAACTGTGGTACGATCCTTTCAATAATTAG
- the thiE gene encoding thiamine phosphate synthase, translating to MPRRFNKEILRFYFITDEAASLPVADQIKAAIDGGATIIQYRNKSGAISRYKEALEAAIICKKRGVFFIINDDVLLAKAVGADGVHIGQNDDPPDVVREIMGEDAIIGISVSSLLEYKKTEIEYCDYLGAGPVFPTGTKTDASPAIGCSGLAAICEVSPLPVVAIGGITPEKAKQCIENGACGVCMISAISRAEDPLKAAFEFGSALGTVRNSEEFYVDENELLKDVLKRTPGHEDFSRIIKIQPGDDACLLDKIMRPVISTDSQIENVHFKLSWQSPFEIGRKAVSVCLSDLAASYARPLAIFLNLGIPEGFTKSKVRDLYSGIQDSLEKYGCGLGGGNITKSLVLSLELFAVGEGSDIFPLRSNAKPGYGVYLTGFTGLSRCGLLYNSIHQVNGLFDGGSIDSAFRNPRARFDAASVLEKYNVDCVMDISDGIAADVFRMAEASGITISLDPSGFPIHEEMQIFCDIYNLDSLKEAVQGGEDYELLFCCEEKVFGEIKKHLPSAFKVGKCGLFSGKRLENLPSGIKAFDHISGKPNY from the coding sequence ATGCCTCGCAGATTTAATAAAGAAATCCTCAGATTTTATTTCATTACTGACGAAGCAGCCTCTCTTCCAGTTGCTGATCAGATAAAAGCTGCCATTGACGGCGGAGCAACGATAATCCAGTACAGAAATAAATCCGGCGCTATTTCAAGATATAAAGAAGCCCTCGAAGCAGCAATTATCTGCAAAAAAAGAGGCGTGTTTTTTATAATTAATGATGATGTTCTTCTCGCAAAGGCAGTAGGCGCGGACGGAGTACATATCGGACAGAATGACGATCCACCTGATGTCGTCCGGGAAATCATGGGAGAAGATGCCATAATCGGTATTTCTGTTTCTTCGCTTCTGGAATATAAAAAGACTGAAATAGAATATTGCGATTATCTTGGCGCAGGGCCAGTATTCCCAACAGGAACCAAGACTGACGCCAGTCCTGCCATCGGATGTTCAGGCCTTGCCGCGATCTGCGAGGTTTCTCCTTTGCCTGTTGTTGCCATAGGCGGAATTACTCCTGAAAAGGCAAAACAGTGCATTGAAAACGGAGCCTGCGGAGTCTGCATGATAAGCGCCATATCAAGGGCCGAAGATCCTTTGAAAGCAGCTTTTGAGTTTGGCTCTGCGCTCGGAACTGTCAGAAACAGTGAAGAGTTTTATGTTGATGAGAATGAACTGCTGAAAGATGTGCTGAAAAGGACACCCGGCCATGAGGATTTCAGCAGAATAATAAAGATTCAGCCCGGCGATGACGCTTGCCTCCTTGATAAAATCATGCGTCCTGTAATCAGCACTGACAGCCAGATTGAAAATGTCCATTTCAAGCTTTCATGGCAGTCACCCTTTGAAATAGGAAGAAAGGCAGTTTCCGTATGTTTAAGCGATCTTGCTGCGTCATACGCAAGGCCTCTTGCCATTTTTCTTAATCTTGGAATTCCCGAAGGTTTTACAAAATCCAAGGTGCGGGATCTTTACTCCGGCATTCAGGATTCCCTGGAAAAATACGGATGCGGGCTTGGAGGGGGCAATATCACAAAAAGCTTGGTTCTGAGTCTTGAACTTTTTGCGGTTGGTGAAGGCTCTGATATTTTCCCTTTAAGATCAAATGCAAAACCTGGATACGGGGTATATTTAACCGGATTTACAGGCCTTTCAAGATGTGGGCTTCTTTATAATTCCATCCATCAAGTAAATGGCCTTTTTGATGGAGGATCTATTGATTCGGCGTTCAGAAATCCCAGAGCCAGATTCGATGCCGCGTCTGTCCTTGAGAAATACAATGTGGACTGCGTGATGGACATAAGCGATGGAATAGCAGCTGATGTTTTCAGGATGGCCGAGGCTTCTGGGATAACCATAAGTCTTGATCCTTCAGGATTTCCGATTCATGAAGAAATGCAAATATTTTGCGATATTTACAATCTTGATTCATTGAAAGAAGCTGTTCAAGGCGGAGAAGACTACGAACTTCTTTTTTGCTGCGAAGAAAAGGTTTTTGGAGAAATAAAAAAGCATCTGCCATCAGCTTTCAAAGTTGGAAAATGCGGATTATTTTCAGGAAAAAGGCTTGAAAATCTTCCTTCAGGCATAAAAGCTTTCGACCATATTTCTGGTAAACCTAATTATTGA
- a CDS encoding HD domain-containing protein yields MRVKAYNILKKYYDTSSLGFEILLRHSQDVTRKAVKIASAMKNVDVGFVAEASMLHDIGVYLTHAPDIGCHGDMPYICHGYLGREILEKEGLPRHALVSEHHTGTGLTKDDIIRNDLPIPHRDMLPTSIEEIIICYSDKFFSKNPKQFGQEESYDKVLKEMAKFGADNAERFRQWHLMFSGESHASQI; encoded by the coding sequence TTGAGAGTAAAAGCCTACAATATTCTGAAAAAGTACTACGACACTTCAAGTCTGGGATTTGAGATACTTCTTCGTCACAGTCAGGATGTCACCAGAAAGGCCGTAAAAATAGCCTCAGCCATGAAAAACGTTGATGTGGGCTTTGTGGCCGAGGCATCCATGCTTCATGACATAGGCGTTTATCTGACACACGCGCCTGATATAGGATGCCATGGTGATATGCCTTATATCTGCCACGGATATCTTGGCCGGGAAATTCTTGAAAAAGAAGGTCTGCCCAGGCATGCCCTGGTTAGTGAGCACCACACCGGAACAGGTCTTACTAAAGATGACATAATAAGAAATGACCTGCCGATTCCACATAGGGATATGCTGCCAACTTCGATTGAAGAAATCATAATCTGTTATTCAGATAAGTTTTTTTCTAAAAATCCAAAGCAGTTCGGTCAGGAAGAATCCTATGATAAGGTTTTGAAGGAAATGGCAAAATTCGGAGCTGACAATGCCGAACGGTTCAGGCAATGGCATTTGATGTTCTCTGGGGAATCCCATGCCTCGCAGATTTAA
- a CDS encoding DUF1186 domain-containing protein, which translates to MSIQKALEKLSYNNDGAFPRGALIEIIDNRDEAIPLLLGVIEYSIENFDRLVMEDAYFAHIYAMYLLAQFREKKAYPLLIRLFSIPGDSVLDFTGDVVTEDLGKIFYSVCHGDIEPLKSLVENSNANEFVRAAGLKCLLIMVATGQKSRSEIIDYYKELFNTKLERHASHVWDALASYSCRLYPEEVFSEIKRAFDEGLVDPFFMGFESIQEAIGKGKDEILYDLEKRNSYKYRSIDDTISELRGWACFNQPENKKDRNSSKKNASVRNDNKTGRNDLCPCGSGKKYKKCCLGKA; encoded by the coding sequence ATGAGTATTCAGAAAGCGTTGGAAAAACTTAGTTATAATAATGATGGTGCTTTTCCGCGTGGGGCTTTGATTGAGATCATCGATAACCGTGATGAGGCCATCCCTCTTCTGCTTGGCGTTATTGAATACTCCATTGAAAATTTTGACCGTCTGGTTATGGAAGACGCGTATTTTGCACATATTTATGCCATGTATCTTCTTGCCCAGTTCAGGGAGAAAAAGGCGTACCCCCTCCTCATAAGATTGTTTTCGATTCCAGGGGACTCAGTCCTTGATTTTACAGGTGATGTCGTTACCGAGGATCTTGGGAAGATTTTTTACTCAGTGTGCCACGGAGATATAGAACCTTTAAAATCACTGGTAGAAAACAGTAATGCTAACGAATTTGTAAGGGCAGCAGGCCTCAAATGTCTCTTAATTATGGTTGCCACAGGGCAAAAAAGCCGCTCGGAAATAATTGATTATTATAAAGAGCTTTTCAATACTAAGCTCGAAAGACATGCTTCCCATGTATGGGATGCTCTGGCAAGTTACAGCTGCCGCCTGTATCCTGAAGAAGTGTTTTCTGAAATAAAAAGAGCATTTGATGAAGGTCTTGTTGATCCATTTTTCATGGGTTTTGAAAGTATCCAGGAGGCCATAGGAAAGGGTAAGGATGAGATTCTTTATGACCTTGAAAAAAGAAATTCCTATAAATACCGATCAATAGACGACACGATCAGCGAATTAAGAGGTTGGGCTTGTTTTAATCAGCCAGAAAACAAAAAAGATCGAAATTCTTCTAAAAAAAATGCGTCCGTAAGAAATGACAATAAAACCGGCAGAAATGATCTTTGCCCATGCGGAAGCGGGAAAAAATATAAAAAATGCTGTCTTGGGAAAGCTTAA
- the prfB gene encoding peptide chain release factor 2 (programmed frameshift) produces MSTEIKQKIKEIAQRTNQLKEFLDFEGKSHRLREIEAMISQKNFWDDPEKAKPVLKERTHIMGILDVWKGLHTEITDCDELLELSVEEDDASSIAEISSQVSEMEIKLHKFYLSLMLDDPDDNSNAIISINAGAGGTDSQDWAEILFRMYSRWVERKGFKKSLIDYQPGDEAGIKSVTFMASGDNAFGYLKAETGVHRLVRISPFNAAGKRHTSFASVFVYPELNQEIVVDVEEKDLRVDVFRASGAGGQHVNKTSSAIRITHLPTGIVVQCQQESSQHRNREIAMSVLKSRLYQHEKQKQDAKIQAMHDGKDDIAWGSQIRSYVMHPYQLVKDHRISLEVGNVQAVLDGDLDPFIEGVLLSKATKQ; encoded by the exons ATGTCTACGGAAATAAAGCAGAAAATTAAGGAAATCGCGCAGAGAACAAATCAGCTCAAGGAGTTTCTT GACTTTGAAGGCAAGAGTCACAGACTGCGAGAAATAGAAGCAATGATTTCCCAGAAAAATTTCTGGGATGATCCTGAAAAGGCAAAGCCTGTTCTTAAGGAAAGAACCCATATAATGGGTATCCTTGATGTCTGGAAAGGTCTTCATACAGAAATTACGGACTGTGACGAGCTTCTCGAACTTTCCGTTGAAGAAGACGATGCTTCTTCCATTGCGGAAATATCGTCCCAGGTTTCTGAAATGGAGATCAAACTCCATAAATTCTATCTGTCACTCATGCTGGATGATCCGGATGACAACAGCAACGCCATAATTTCCATAAACGCTGGCGCTGGCGGAACAGATTCCCAGGACTGGGCTGAAATACTTTTTAGAATGTATTCAAGATGGGTTGAACGCAAGGGCTTTAAAAAATCACTCATCGATTATCAGCCTGGCGATGAGGCTGGTATAAAGAGCGTTACTTTCATGGCAAGCGGAGATAATGCCTTTGGTTATTTGAAAGCTGAAACCGGAGTTCACAGACTGGTCAGAATCTCTCCATTCAATGCCGCAGGCAAGCGCCATACTTCCTTTGCCTCGGTTTTTGTCTATCCTGAGCTTAATCAGGAAATAGTCGTGGATGTTGAAGAAAAAGATCTGCGAGTGGATGTATTCAGAGCCAGCGGAGCAGGTGGTCAGCATGTAAACAAAACCAGCAGTGCGATCCGCATTACACATCTTCCCACAGGCATTGTTGTTCAGTGTCAGCAGGAATCTTCCCAGCACAGAAACCGTGAAATAGCCATGAGCGTTCTTAAATCAAGGCTCTATCAGCACGAGAAGCAGAAGCAGGACGCAAAAATTCAGGCAATGCATGACGGCAAGGACGATATAGCATGGGGAAGCCAGATCAGATCCTATGTGATGCATCCTTACCAGCTTGTAAAGGATCACAGGATAAGTCTTGAGGTTGGTAATGTTCAGGCTGTTCTTGACGGGGATCTTGATCCTTTTATTGAAGGCGTGTTGCTCTCCAAGGCAACAAAACAATGA
- the lnt gene encoding apolipoprotein N-acyltransferase gives MLTSAFSGGFMSYVAWIALVPVLFSISEDSHRQAALKGFVMGLFHSMTLFSWIVYTMHVYGFLPYIFCIPVLVLLASYIALYSSLSVFAASFFKGRPFLTALAFALVWVCTDYARGIIFTGFPWGFLGYSQHEKLSLIQVADLAGVYAVTFGIVLFNGFIYWAISLAAKAKTIGCRAFGVSGSCVLLFFAIFFAGYFYYGQSRLQEISAKESNAGRSKIAMIQGNIDQSVKWDPAFQIFTIEKYVAMTKRAAEEKPDFVVWPETAAPFYFLFDKSLTKAFLDSVKDIGVDLVFGSPYVIFKNKEPEYFNSVYSMDKEGKIKGRYDKTHLVPFGEYTPLKDWIPFIGKIVPLEGDFSTGDPGRILETASLKIGTQICYEVIFPRLSRLMVKNGADLIVNVTNDAWFGKTGAPSQHFAISAFRAIENRRTLIRCANTGYTGFVLPSGQVRSVTGLYEDAIRVGDVPVLKEASFYTEHGDLFIAVCFAALIMCFASGLLVRLSKK, from the coding sequence ATGCTTACGTCTGCTTTCAGTGGCGGATTCATGTCTTATGTCGCATGGATAGCCCTGGTTCCTGTTCTTTTTTCCATATCAGAAGACAGCCACAGGCAGGCCGCCCTTAAGGGTTTTGTCATGGGGCTTTTTCACAGCATGACCCTGTTTTCATGGATTGTATACACAATGCATGTCTACGGGTTTCTTCCTTATATATTCTGTATTCCGGTTCTTGTTCTTCTTGCCAGTTATATAGCTTTGTATTCTTCTTTGTCTGTTTTTGCCGCGTCATTTTTCAAGGGCAGGCCGTTTCTGACTGCTCTTGCTTTTGCTCTTGTATGGGTTTGCACGGACTATGCAAGGGGGATTATTTTCACAGGATTTCCATGGGGCTTCCTTGGATATTCCCAGCATGAAAAGCTATCTTTGATACAGGTGGCTGACCTCGCTGGTGTTTATGCCGTGACCTTCGGAATTGTCTTGTTTAATGGTTTCATATACTGGGCTATCAGCCTTGCCGCAAAAGCAAAAACTATTGGATGTCGTGCTTTTGGAGTTTCAGGCTCGTGTGTTCTATTATTCTTTGCCATATTTTTTGCGGGTTATTTTTATTACGGACAGTCAAGACTTCAAGAAATATCGGCAAAAGAATCGAATGCGGGCAGATCAAAAATTGCCATGATCCAGGGGAATATTGATCAGTCAGTAAAATGGGATCCTGCTTTTCAGATATTCACAATTGAAAAATATGTTGCCATGACTAAACGGGCTGCGGAGGAAAAGCCTGATTTTGTTGTCTGGCCCGAAACGGCGGCACCTTTTTATTTTCTTTTTGACAAGTCGCTCACAAAGGCATTTCTCGATTCTGTGAAAGATATCGGTGTTGATCTTGTTTTTGGAAGTCCTTACGTTATTTTCAAAAACAAAGAGCCCGAATATTTCAACAGCGTGTATTCAATGGATAAAGAAGGAAAAATAAAGGGCAGATACGATAAAACCCATCTCGTTCCATTTGGAGAATACACACCTCTAAAGGACTGGATTCCTTTTATAGGGAAGATAGTTCCGCTTGAGGGCGATTTTTCAACTGGTGATCCAGGACGGATTCTTGAAACCGCTTCCTTGAAAATTGGTACCCAGATATGCTATGAAGTTATCTTTCCAAGACTCTCAAGGCTAATGGTAAAAAATGGTGCAGATCTTATCGTGAATGTGACCAATGATGCCTGGTTCGGCAAAACCGGCGCACCTTCCCAGCATTTTGCAATCAGTGCTTTCAGGGCAATAGAGAACAGAAGAACCCTGATACGATGCGCAAATACGGGATATACAGGCTTTGTGCTTCCATCTGGTCAGGTCCGTTCTGTAACTGGCCTTTATGAAGATGCAATAAGAGTCGGAGATGTTCCGGTTCTAAAGGAAGCTTCTTTTTATACTGAACACGGCGATTTGTTCATTGCTGTCTGTTTTGCGGCTTTGATCATGTGTTTTGCATCAGGATTGTTAGTACGATTATCAAAAAAATAG
- a CDS encoding CDGSH iron-sulfur domain-containing protein encodes MSDKELKIEATPQIIFTKYSPYMITDLKSLKDEKGDALETGSVISLCRCGYSAYRPYCDGSHAKVVFVGEKADDRTPNKLKDYKGKDITIHDNRGVCSHDGSCIKLLPSVFRSKERPWINPDGAGVAEIISAIEKCPSGALSYTIGSRRYQDLDQIPSITALDNGPLVVTGGIIIKDDMESKPECSEHYTLCACGKSKNKPFCDGSHE; translated from the coding sequence ATGAGCGATAAAGAATTAAAGATAGAAGCTACTCCCCAGATTATTTTCACAAAATACAGCCCTTACATGATCACTGATCTGAAGTCCCTGAAAGATGAAAAAGGCGATGCCCTTGAAACAGGTTCGGTTATTTCCCTTTGCAGATGTGGATATTCCGCATACAGGCCATATTGCGACGGTTCCCATGCCAAAGTTGTCTTTGTAGGTGAAAAGGCTGATGACAGAACCCCTAATAAATTAAAGGATTACAAAGGGAAGGACATTACAATACACGACAACAGAGGCGTCTGTTCCCATGACGGCAGCTGCATAAAGCTGCTTCCCTCTGTATTCAGAAGCAAGGAAAGACCATGGATCAACCCGGATGGAGCAGGCGTTGCTGAAATCATCAGCGCCATAGAAAAATGCCCTTCAGGTGCTCTCAGCTATACAATAGGAAGCAGAAGATACCAGGATCTGGATCAGATTCCATCCATAACTGCTCTTGATAACGGACCTTTAGTGGTAACCGGCGGCATAATAATAAAAGATGACATGGAATCGAAACCAGAATGCTCCGAACACTACACCCTTTGCGCCTGTGGCAAATCCAAAAACAAGCCATTCTGTGACGGTTCACACGAATAA
- a CDS encoding OmpP1/FadL family transporter, which produces MALLTTVNASYAGCVQTFGVGSTAKGQAEAFTAKADDYSACYYNPAGLTQIKSPTLSATVNFYDAEAKIKNFEINSSMTGNANLNTFGASRMHSTGEPLFTPTMGFAMPIDNNWSFGIAGYSPYGLRVLWDHNPAKNSTALYAWESTYYRTVINPTAAYKVNETLSLGFGVSMGHSVADAGRTLPLNPLTGAPGLTAVKLETEDDFNYSFNAGVLYKPNKDLSMGLTYRSVTNTDFEGDFYVGGKRVAPAEMQYDHPQSVQGGIRYNFTNTLAVETDLVWTNWDINRMQVEKTPMSPTGAIVYDRDWENTVQYKIGTEWKATEAIALRAGYAYDPTPVPEETFDIGWPDTDRSMYTIGLGWTMSEKWSLDTALQYIRSTPMRSISGSSNLNHVYGSLIETYTKMNPSIPDIPADTVNTTMKMEGLMVAYSLTMNYKF; this is translated from the coding sequence ATGGCGCTGTTGACCACGGTCAATGCCTCGTACGCAGGATGCGTACAGACATTTGGTGTCGGTTCTACGGCAAAAGGGCAGGCAGAAGCATTTACAGCAAAAGCAGATGACTATTCAGCCTGTTATTACAATCCTGCGGGCCTTACCCAGATCAAAAGCCCTACCCTTTCTGCGACTGTCAATTTTTATGATGCAGAAGCTAAAATTAAGAATTTCGAGATTAATTCAAGCATGACTGGCAACGCAAACCTTAACACATTTGGAGCATCAAGAATGCACTCCACTGGAGAGCCTCTTTTTACCCCAACCATGGGTTTTGCCATGCCGATAGACAATAACTGGAGTTTCGGTATTGCGGGATACTCACCATATGGTCTTCGTGTTCTCTGGGATCATAACCCGGCTAAAAACTCTACAGCTCTCTATGCATGGGAATCTACATACTACAGAACAGTAATCAACCCGACCGCAGCATACAAGGTTAACGAGACTCTTTCTCTTGGTTTTGGCGTCAGCATGGGCCACTCCGTAGCAGATGCGGGAAGAACTCTTCCTCTGAATCCTCTTACCGGCGCGCCAGGACTCACTGCAGTAAAACTTGAAACAGAAGATGACTTCAACTATTCGTTTAATGCAGGCGTTCTCTACAAACCGAACAAAGACCTTTCCATGGGACTCACATACAGAAGCGTCACAAACACGGATTTCGAGGGTGATTTCTATGTTGGAGGAAAAAGAGTTGCGCCTGCCGAGATGCAGTATGACCATCCTCAGTCAGTACAGGGTGGTATCCGCTACAACTTCACCAATACCCTCGCAGTTGAAACAGACCTTGTATGGACAAATTGGGACATAAACAGAATGCAGGTGGAAAAAACCCCAATGTCACCAACCGGAGCCATAGTATATGATCGCGACTGGGAAAATACGGTACAGTACAAAATAGGTACTGAATGGAAGGCGACAGAAGCGATCGCACTCCGCGCTGGTTACGCCTATGACCCCACTCCTGTTCCTGAAGAGACTTTTGATATTGGCTGGCCTGACACAGACAGAAGTATGTATACAATAGGTCTTGGCTGGACAATGTCAGAAAAATGGAGCCTTGACACAGCGCTTCAATACATCAGAAGTACACCGATGAGAAGCATAAGCGGAAGCTCGAACCTCAACCATGTGTACGGTTCTCTCATAGAAACTTATACAAAAATGAATCCGTCCATCCCGGATATTCCTGCTGACACAGTAAACACCACAATGAAAATGGAAGGGCTGATGGTTGCATACAGCCTAACCATGAACTATAAGTTCTAA
- a CDS encoding OmpP1/FadL family transporter, which translates to MLKKSFVFSLLAALTAANTAYSGCVQSFGTGAVAKGQSEAVVAQANDPYAVYYNPAGLTQIDSPMLSTSINIYDAEAKIKNFEINSTKTGDTNLNTMGPSRMHSTGEPLVTPTMGFAMPINNIWSFGIAAYSPYGLRVLWDHDPNQNSTALYSWESTYYRTVVSPTAAYKISDKLSAGLGVSLGHSVFHTGKTVPANPLTGAPGLTALKLEAEDDFNYSFNVGILYKPNDDISMGLTYRSVTNTDFEGDIYIAGKKTAPVSIKYDHPQSVQGGIRYNFLSDLAIETDLVWTNWDINRNQIEKTPMAPGGAFHHARDWENTVQYKIGAEWQATESIILRSGYTYDPSPVPDETFDIGWPDTDRSVYNIGMGWMFNQSWSVDSALIYVRSTPMRNVSGSSELNHVYGTLVEKYTQGAVPSDTVNVKLKDEGLLVGYSLTVNYKF; encoded by the coding sequence ATGTTAAAGAAGAGCTTTGTTTTTTCACTACTGGCAGCACTTACTGCCGCCAACACCGCATATTCGGGATGTGTCCAGTCGTTCGGGACAGGCGCCGTGGCTAAGGGACAATCCGAGGCTGTCGTTGCCCAGGCCAATGACCCTTACGCAGTATATTACAATCCTGCCGGTCTCACCCAGATAGACAGCCCCATGCTGTCAACTTCGATAAATATTTATGATGCTGAAGCAAAAATCAAAAATTTTGAGATAAATTCAACAAAGACCGGGGACACGAACCTCAACACAATGGGGCCTTCGAGGATGCACTCAACTGGAGAGCCGCTTGTAACTCCAACCATGGGCTTTGCCATGCCAATAAATAATATCTGGAGTTTCGGCATAGCAGCTTACTCACCATACGGACTGAGGGTTTTGTGGGATCATGATCCGAACCAGAACTCAACTGCGCTTTACTCGTGGGAATCAACCTACTACAGGACTGTTGTCAGCCCAACCGCAGCATACAAAATAAGTGACAAGCTCTCTGCCGGGCTTGGAGTGAGTCTCGGACATTCAGTCTTCCACACAGGAAAGACTGTCCCTGCCAATCCGCTTACAGGAGCCCCTGGCCTGACCGCTCTGAAGCTTGAAGCTGAAGACGATTTCAATTATTCCTTCAACGTCGGAATTCTTTACAAACCAAACGACGATATATCCATGGGACTAACATACAGAAGCGTTACAAACACTGATTTTGAAGGAGACATTTACATTGCAGGCAAAAAAACCGCGCCTGTAAGCATAAAATATGACCATCCGCAATCTGTTCAGGGCGGGATACGCTATAATTTCCTGAGCGACCTTGCGATTGAAACAGACCTTGTCTGGACAAACTGGGATATTAACAGAAACCAGATAGAAAAAACCCCAATGGCTCCGGGCGGAGCTTTCCATCATGCCAGAGACTGGGAAAACACAGTCCAGTACAAGATAGGAGCTGAATGGCAGGCCACAGAATCAATTATCCTAAGATCAGGATATACCTATGACCCAAGTCCTGTTCCTGATGAAACCTTTGACATAGGCTGGCCAGACACTGACAGAAGTGTTTACAACATAGGCATGGGCTGGATGTTCAATCAGTCATGGAGCGTAGACAGCGCACTCATCTATGTAAGAAGCACACCGATGAGAAACGTCTCGGGCAGTTCTGAACTAAATCATGTTTATGGAACCCTGGTTGAAAAATATACCCAGGGAGCTGTTCCATCAGATACTGTAAATGTAAAACTCAAGGATGAAGGACTTCTTGTGGGTTACAGTCTCACAGTCAATTATAAATTCTGA